In Procambarus clarkii isolate CNS0578487 chromosome 25, FALCON_Pclarkii_2.0, whole genome shotgun sequence, the following proteins share a genomic window:
- the LOC123756347 gene encoding cuticle protein CP1158, translated as MKFLAAICVLAVGVSAQVGPSGIVSPDGKNVQFSHDFVNRIVLVGPSGIVTSDGSNLQLTSGQAGLNLGSLPAPLPYARFRGVVGPSGIVRPGGKNIQFSQAQVDNNVLVGPSGIVTKDGKNIQFQDEYQYY; from the exons ATGAAGTTTCTG GCAGCGATCTGCGTTCTCGCCGTTGGCGTCAGCGCTCAGGTTGGGCCTTCAGGAATCGTCAGTCCAGATGGCAAGAACGTTCAGTTCAGCCACGATTTTGTCAACAGAATCGTGTTGGTTGGACCTTCTGGTATTGTCACATCAGATGGCTCTAACCTCCAGTTAACCTCCGGCCAGGCTGGCCTGAATCTGGGCTCTCTACCCGCACCCCTTCCATACGCCAGATTCAGGGGAGTCGTCGGACCTTCCGGTATTGTCCGCCCAGGGGGCAAGAACATTCAGTTCAGCCAGGCTCAAGTCGACAACAATGTCCTTGTCGGACCTTCCGGTATCGTCACCAAAGATGGCAAGAACATCCAGTTCCAAGACGAATACCAGTACTATTAA